The Gadus macrocephalus chromosome 13, ASM3116895v1 genome includes a window with the following:
- the tmt1a.1 gene encoding methyltransferase-like protein 7A, with translation MELLMNFLTLFFKVLTLPLQLIEAVGLYQWYKGFFALLMSKISVSYNAKMDDKKRDLFSNLPDFKKPSEPLTVLEIGCGTGTNFKYYPPGCKVICTDPNRHFKKYLEKGMSENTHLSFERFLVAAGEDMGSIEDEAVDVVVATLVLCSVRDMTRTIQEAHRMLRPGGALFFMEHVVAERSSWTYFFQHVLQPMWYYFGDGCELTRSTWNDLEAAGFSELKLKRIEAPLNFLIKPHIVGYAVK, from the exons ATGGAGCTGCTTATGAACTTTCTTACCTTGTTCTTTAAGGTGTTGACGTTGCCCCTCCAACTGATCGAAGCAGTTGGTCTCTACCAATGGTACAAAGGCTTCTTCGCGTTGCTCATGTCCAAAATTAGCGTTTCGTACAATGCGAAAATGGATGACAAAAAGAGGGACCTGTTCAGCAACCTTCCGGACTTCAAGAAGCCCTCCGAGCCGCTAACCGTCCTGGAGATAGGCTGCGGGACCGGGACCAACTTCAAATACTACCCACCTGGCTGCAAAGTCATCTGCACCGATCCCAACAGACACTTCAAGAAATACCTGGAGAAGGGTATGAGCGAGAACACCCACCTGTCTTTCGAGAGGTTCTTGGTGGCGGCCGGGGAGGACATGGGGTCGATTGAGGACGAGGCTGTTGACGTCGTTGTGGCCACCCTGGTGCTGTGCTCTGTGCGGGACATGACCCGCACCATTCAGGAGGCCCACCGCATGCTCAGGCCC GGGGGAGCCCTCTTCTTCATGGAGCACGTGGTCGCAGAGCGCTCCTCCTGGACCTACTTCTTCCAGCACGTTCTCCAGCCCATGTGGTACTACTTTGGCGATGGCTGTGAGCTGACCCGGTCGACCTGGAACGACCTGGAGGCCGCTGGGTTCTCCGAGCTCAAACTGAAGCGCATCGAGGCTCCCCTCAACTTCCTGATCAAGCCACACATCGTGGGCTACGCCGTCAAGTAG
- the LOC132470194 gene encoding N6-adenosine-methyltransferase TMT1A-like — MEVFMKLCKILCLMLTLPLWILEQLGLYGLYKRVFPFLAYNITFSYNDKMHKVKRNLFRNIHNFTNKDHTLRLLEIGCGSGANFPFYPGGCTVTCTDPNPHFERYLRRSMEANTHLTYEAFLVMSGEDMTGVADQSMDVVVCTLVLCSVRDVRRVLEETQRILRPGGAFYFMEHVASARGSWTFFFQYALQPAWYYLGDGCVTTRETWKDLEAAGFSSLHLSHVEAPQVTYTIRPHVLGWAVK; from the exons ATGGAGGTTTTTATGAAACTATGCAAAATCCTTTGTTTAATGCTCACGTTGCCGCTGTGGATACTGGAGCAGCTGGGCTTGTACGGTTTATACAAACGGGTGTTTCCTTTCCTCGCCTATAACATAACATTTTCATACAATGACAAAATGCACAAAGTGAAGCGAAACCTTTTCCGTAACATCCACAACTTCACCAATAAGGACCACACTCTGCGACTGCTGGAGATCGGCTGTGGGAGCGGGGCAAACTTCCCCTTCTATCCGGGGGGCTGCACCGTGACCTGCACCGACCCCAACCCGCACTTTGAGAGGTACTTGAGGAGGAGCATGGAGGCGAACACGCACCTGACATACGAGGCGTTCTTAGTCATGTCCGGTGAGGACATGACGGGGGTCGCCGACCAGAGCATGGACGTGGTGGTCTGCACGCTGGTCCTCTGCTCGGTCCGGGACGTCCGAcgggtcctggaggagacgcaACGCATCCTCAGACCG GGCGGGGCCTTCTACTTCATGGAGCACGTGGCCTCGGCCCGCGGGTCGTGGACCTTCTTCTTCCAGTACGCACTGCAGCCGGCCTGGTACTACCTGGGGGACGGCTGTGTGACCACCAGGGAGACGTGGAAGGACCTGGAGGCCGCCGGCTTCTCCTCGCTCCACCTCTCACACGTGGAGGCCCCGCAGGTCACCTACACCATCAGGCCGCACGTCCTGGGCTGGGCCGTCAAGTGA
- the atf1 gene encoding cyclic AMP-dependent transcription factor ATF-1 isoform X1, producing MEEQASNGTESLTMTVPTTLTASQISQIAQQMSLGNTPVTVVQLPGGQFQVQGVIQSAQSSVIQSPQAQNAQGSDSDDSDSDDSETAGQRTREVLARRPSYRKILNDLSGEEVGKETSTTVTGIMPSSTPIYQTSSGQYITIAANGTIQLANPGSDGLQGLQALTMTTAASAQQGTTILQYAQTSDGQQILVPSNQVVVQGVQDMLYCAGGEMQTYQIHTPAQSSLGQTVVMSSPVSMSSHTKSDDPTMKREIRLAKNREAARECRRKKKEYVKCLENRVAVLENQNKTLIEELKTLKDLYCVKTG from the exons ATGGAGGAGCAGGCCAGCAACGGGACGGAATCGCTGACCATGACGGTCCCCACGACCCTCACAGCCTCGCAGATCTCCCAGATAGCCCAGCAG ATGTCCCTGGGTAACACCCCTGTGACGGTGGTGCAGCTACCGGGAGGGCAGTTCCAGGTTCAGGGTGTGATCCAGTCGGCCCAGTCCTCCGTCATCCAGTCTCCCCAGGCCCAGAACGCACAG GGCTCTGACTCTGACGACTCGGACTCTGACGACAGCGAGACTGCAGGCCAGAGGACCCGCGAGGTCCTGGCCCGGCGGCCATCTTACAGGAAGATCCTGAATGACCTgtcgggggaggaggtggggaaggAGACCTCCACCACGGTGACGGGCATCATGCCCTCGTCCACGCCCATCTACCAGACCAGCTCCGGACAGTACA TAACCATCGCCGCCAACGGCACGATCCAGCTGGCGAACCCCGGCTCTGACGGTCTCCAGGGCCTGCAGGCGCTCACCATGACCACGGCGGCCTCGGCCCAGCAGGGGACCACCATCCTGCAGTACGCCCAGACCTCCGATGGCCAACAGATACTGGTGCCTAGCAACCAGGTGGTCGTACAAGGTGTGCAAGACATGTTGTATT GCGCCGGAGGAGAGATGCAGACGTACCAGATCCACACCCCCGCCCAGAGCTCCCTGGGCCAGACGGTGGTGATGAGCTCCCCGGTCAGCATGTCGTCCCACACCAAGAGCGACGACCCCACCATGAAGAGGGAGATACGGCTCGCAAAAAACAG AGAGGCCGCACGGGAATGCCGGCGCAAGAAAAAGGAATACGTGAAATGTCTGGAAAACCGCGTGGCGGTTCTGGAGAACCAGAACAAGACTCTGATCGAGGAACTGAAAACATTAAAGGACCTGTATTGTGTGAAGACAGGATAG
- the atf1 gene encoding cyclic AMP-dependent transcription factor ATF-1 isoform X2: MEEQASNGTESLTMTVPTTLTASQISQIAQQMSLGNTPVTVVQLPGGQFQVQGVIQSAQSSVIQSPQAQNAQGSDSDDSDSDDSETAGQRTREVLARRPSYRKILNDLSGEEVGKETSTTVTGIMPSSTPIYQTSSGQYITIAANGTIQLANPGSDGLQGLQALTMTTAASAQQGTTILQYAQTSDGQQILVPSNQVVVQGAGGEMQTYQIHTPAQSSLGQTVVMSSPVSMSSHTKSDDPTMKREIRLAKNREAARECRRKKKEYVKCLENRVAVLENQNKTLIEELKTLKDLYCVKTG, encoded by the exons ATGGAGGAGCAGGCCAGCAACGGGACGGAATCGCTGACCATGACGGTCCCCACGACCCTCACAGCCTCGCAGATCTCCCAGATAGCCCAGCAG ATGTCCCTGGGTAACACCCCTGTGACGGTGGTGCAGCTACCGGGAGGGCAGTTCCAGGTTCAGGGTGTGATCCAGTCGGCCCAGTCCTCCGTCATCCAGTCTCCCCAGGCCCAGAACGCACAG GGCTCTGACTCTGACGACTCGGACTCTGACGACAGCGAGACTGCAGGCCAGAGGACCCGCGAGGTCCTGGCCCGGCGGCCATCTTACAGGAAGATCCTGAATGACCTgtcgggggaggaggtggggaaggAGACCTCCACCACGGTGACGGGCATCATGCCCTCGTCCACGCCCATCTACCAGACCAGCTCCGGACAGTACA TAACCATCGCCGCCAACGGCACGATCCAGCTGGCGAACCCCGGCTCTGACGGTCTCCAGGGCCTGCAGGCGCTCACCATGACCACGGCGGCCTCGGCCCAGCAGGGGACCACCATCCTGCAGTACGCCCAGACCTCCGATGGCCAACAGATACTGGTGCCTAGCAACCAGGTGGTCGTACAAG GCGCCGGAGGAGAGATGCAGACGTACCAGATCCACACCCCCGCCCAGAGCTCCCTGGGCCAGACGGTGGTGATGAGCTCCCCGGTCAGCATGTCGTCCCACACCAAGAGCGACGACCCCACCATGAAGAGGGAGATACGGCTCGCAAAAAACAG AGAGGCCGCACGGGAATGCCGGCGCAAGAAAAAGGAATACGTGAAATGTCTGGAAAACCGCGTGGCGGTTCTGGAGAACCAGAACAAGACTCTGATCGAGGAACTGAAAACATTAAAGGACCTGTATTGTGTGAAGACAGGATAG
- the dip2bb gene encoding LOW QUALITY PROTEIN: disco-interacting protein 2 homolog B-A (The sequence of the model RefSeq protein was modified relative to this genomic sequence to represent the inferred CDS: deleted 1 base in 1 codon) produces PVTPGKLWSRSVKLAYTLLNKLGPKNEQILKPGDRVALVYPNSDPGMFWVAFYGCLLAEVIPVPIEVPLSRKDAGSSQVGFLLGSCGVGLALTSEICLKGLPKTPTGEILSFKGWPRLKWVVTDSKYLTKPSKDWTPHVPTANTEPAYIEYKASKEGTVMGVAVSKVAMLTHCQALTQACNYCEGETMVNVLDFKKDIGLWHGVLTAVMNRIHTISVPYAVMKACPLSWVQRVHVNKARVALVKCRDLHWAMMAHRDQKDTSLASLRMLIVADGANPWSVSSCDAFLNVFQPNGLKAEVICPCATSPEAMTVAIRRPGVPGTPLPARAILSMGGLSHGVIRVNTEDKNSALTVQDVGHVMPGALMCIVKADGPPLLCKTDEIGEIVINSRAGGTMYYGLPGVTKNTFEVIPVNSSGAPIGEIPFVRSGLLGFVGPGSLIFVVGKNEGLLNVSGRRHNADDLVATALAVEPVKTVYRGRISVFSVTVFYDERIVIVAEQRPDASEEDSFQWMSRVLQAIDSIHQVGLYCLALVPANTLPKTPLGGIHVSDAKQFFLEGNLHPCNILMCPHTCVTNLPKPRQKQPVGVGPASIMVGNLVAGKRIAQASGRDLGMIEDQDLIRKLCMWPTMMHLYLSEALQWRAQTDPDHVLYVLLNAKGVAVCTATCLQLHKRAEKIAAALMEKGSINTGDNVVLLYPPGIDLIASFYGCLYAGCVPVNVRPPHPQNLGATLPTVRMIIDVSKAACILTTQNLTRILRSKEASASVNIKTWPTIIDTDDLPRRRLPQIYKPPTAEMIAYLDFSVSTTGMLTGVKISHVAVSALCRSIKLQCELYSSRQIAICLDPYCGLGFVLWCLASVYSGHQSILIPPFELETCLSLWLSTLSQYRIRDTFCSYSVMELCTKGLGTQTELLKARGVNLSCVRSCVVVAEERPRLVLTHSFSKLFKDLGLSPRAVSTAFGSRVNLAVCMQGTTGPDPSTVYVDLKSLRHDRVRLVERGAPQSLPLMESGKILPGVRVIIVNPETRGPLGDSHLGEIWINSPHNASGYFTIYGEESLQADHFNTKLSFGDPTTLWARTGYLGFVKRTELLDAAGDRHDALFVVGSLDETLELRGLRYHPTDMETSVSRAHRSIAESAVFTWTNLLVVVAELGGSEQDALDLVPLITNVVLEEHHLIVGVVVIVDPGVIPINSRGEKQRMHLRDSFLADQLDPIYVAYNM; encoded by the exons cctGTGACCCCAGGGAAACTGTGGAGCCGCAGTGTGAAGCTGGCCTACACCCTGCTCAACAAGCTGGGGCCCAAGAACGAGCAGATCCTCAAACCTGGCGACCGG GTGGCCCTGGTGTACCCCAACAGTGACCCTGGCATGTTCTGGGTGGCCTTCTACGGCTGCTTACTGGCCGAGGTCATCCCCGTACCCATCGAGGTGCCGCTGTCCCGCAAG GACGCGGGCAGCAGCCAGGTG GGCTTCCTGCTGGGCAGCTGTGGGGTGGGCCTGGCCCTGACCAGTGAGATCTGCCTGAAGGGGCTTCCCAAGACCCCCACCGGGGAGATCCTCTCCTTCAAAG GCTGGCCCCGGCTGAAGTGGGTGGTGACGGACTCCAAGTACCTGACCAAGCCCTCCAAGGACTGGACGCCCCACGTCCCCACGGCCAACACGGAGCCAGCCTACATCGAG TACAAGGCCAGCAAGGAGGGCACGGTGATGGGCGTGGCCGTCTCCAAGGTGGCCATGCTGACCCACTGCCAGGCGCTGACCCAGGCCTGCAACTACTGCGAGG GAGAGACCATGGTGAACGTGCTGGACTTCAAGAAGGACATCGGCCTGTGGCACGGCGTCCTGACC gcTGTGATGAACAGGATACACACCATCAGCGTCCCCTACGCCGTCATGAAGGCCTGTCCCCTCTCCTGGGTCCAGAGGGTGCACGTCAATAAAG cccgcGTGGCGCTGGTGAAGTGCAGGGACCTCCACTGGGCCATGATGGCCCACCGGGACCAGAAGGACACCAGCCTGGCGTCGCTGCGCATGCTCATCGTGGCCGACGGAGCCAACCCCT ggtcggTGTCGTCCTGCGATGCCTTCCTCAACGTGTTCCAGCCCAACGGTCTGAAGGCGGAGGTCATCTGTCCGTGTGCCACGTCTCCGGAGGCCATGACGGTCGCCATCCGCAG gccgGGGGTGCCTGGCACGCCCCTCCCTGCGCGGGCCATCCTGTCCATGGGGGGTCTGAGCCACGGGGTCATCAGGGTCAACACGGAGGACAAGAACTCGGCCCTGACGGTTCAGGACGTGGGCCACGTGATGCCAGGGG ccctgatGTGCATCGTGAAGGCCGACGGCCCCCCCCTGCTCTGCAAGACGGACGAGATCGGGGAGATCGTCATCAACTCGCGGGCCGGCGGGACCATGTACTACGGCCTCCCGGGGGTCACCAAGAACACCTTCGAG GTGATCCCGGTGAACTCCAGCGGCGCGCCCATCGGGGAGATCCCCTTCGTGAGGTCCGGACTGCTGGGGTTCGTCGGCCCG GGGAGCCTGATCTTCGTGGTGGGGAAGAACGAGGGTCTGCTGAACGTGAGCGGGCGCCGGCACAACGCCGACGACCTGGTGGCCACCGCCCTGGCCGTCGAGCCCGTCAAGACCGTGTACCGGGGCAG gatcTCGGTGTTCTCCGTCACCGTGTTCTACGACGAGAGGATCGTGATCGTGGCGGAGCAGCGGCCAGACGCCAGTGAGGAGGACAGCTTCCAGTGGATGAGTCGCGTACTGCAG GCCATAGACAGCATCCACCAGGTGGGCCTGTACTGCCTGGCCCTGGTGCCGGCCAACACCCTGCCCAAGACCCCCCTGGGGGGCATCCACGTCTCGGACGCCAAGCAGTTCTTCCTGGAGGGGAACCTGCACCCCTGCAACATCCTCATGTGCCCCCACACCTGTGTCACCAACCTGCCCAAACCACGGCAGAAacagccag TGGGCGTGGGTCCAGCCTCCATCATGGTGGGTAATCTGGTGGCGGGGAAACGGATCGCCCAGGCGTCAGGGAGGGACCTGGGGATGATCGAAGACCAGGACCTGATCCGCAAG CTCTGTATGTGGCCCACTATGATG CATCTGTATCTGTCGGAGGCGCTGCAGTGGAGAGCACAGACGGACCCCGACCACGTTCTCTACGTGCTGCTCAACGCCAAG GGGGTGGCAGTGTGCACGGCCACCTGCCTCCAGCTCCACAAGAGGGCGGAGAAGATCGCTGCGGCGCTGATGGAGAAGGGCAGCATCAACACGGGGGACAACGTGGTGCTGCTGTACCCGCCTG gtattGACCTGATCGCGTCCTTCTACGGCTGTCTGTATGCCGGCTGTGTTCCGGTCAACGTGCGGCCCCCGCACCCCCAGAACCTGGGGGCCACCCTGCCCACCGTCCGCATGATCATCGAC GTCAGTAAAGCCGCCTGTATCCTCACCACTCAGAACCTCACCAGGATCCTGCGCTCCAAAGAGGCCTCCGCCTCCGTCAACATCAAGACCTGGCCCACCATCATAGacacag ACGACCTCCCGCGGCGGCGCCTCCCGCAGATCTACAAGCCCCCCACGGCCGAGATGATCGCCTACCTGGACTTCAGCGTGTCCACCACGGGCATGCTCACCGGGGTCAAG ATCTCCCACGTGGCCGTCAGCGCCCTCTGCCGCTCCATCAAGCTGCAGTGTGAGCTCTACTCCTCCCGCCAGATCGCCATCTGCCTGGACCCCTACTGCGGTCTGGGCTTCGTCCTGTGGTGCCTGGCCAG TGTGTACTCAGGCCACCAGTCCATCCTGATCCCGCCCTTCGAGCTGGAGACCTGCCTGTCGCTGTGGCTCAGCACCCTGAGCCAGTACCGCATCCGGGACACCTTCTGCTCCTACTCCGTCATGGAGCTCTGCACCAAGGGCCTGGGGACGCAGACGGAGCTCCTCAAG GCCCGGGGGGTGAACCTGTCGTGCGTGCGgagctgtgtggtggtggcggaggagcGGCCCCGCCTGGTGCTGACCCACTCCTTCTCCAAGCTCTTCAAGGACCTGGGCCTCTCCCCGCGCGCCGTCAGCACCGCCTTCGGCTCCCGGGTCAACCTGGCCGTCTGCATGCAG GGGACCACCGGCCCGGACCCCTCCACGGTTTACGTGGACCTGAAGTCCCTGCGCCACGACAG GGTGAGGCTGGTGGAGCGAGGAGCACCACAGAGTCTCCCGCTCATGGAGTCCGGCAAG ATCTTACCGGGCGTCCGGGTGATCATCGTGAACCCAGAGACCAGAGGGCCACTCGGGGACTCCCATCTGGGCGAG ATCTGGATCAACAGCCCGCACAACGCCAGCGGCTACTTCACCATCTACGGCGAGGAGAGCCTGCAGGCAGACCACTTCAACACCAAGCTCAGCTTCGGGGACCCCACCACGCTGTGGGCGCGGACAGGGTACCTGGGCTTCGTCAAGAGGACCGAGCTGCTGGACGCCGCTGGGg ATCGCCATGACGCCCTCTTCGTGGTGGGCTCCCTGGACGAGACCCTGGAGCTGAGGGGTCTGCGGTACCACCCCACCGACATGGAGACCTCGGTGTCCCGGGCCCACCGCAGCATCGCCGAGAG cgcggTGTTCACCTGGACCaacctgctggtggtggtggcggagctGGGCGGCTCGGAGCAGGACGCCCTGGACCTGGTGCCCCTCATCACCAACGTGGTGCTGGAGGAGCACCACCTCATCGTGGGCGTGGTGGTCATCGTGGACCCGGGGGTCATCCCCATCAACTCCCGCGGGGAGAAGCAGCGCATGCACCTGCGGGACTCGTTCCTGGCCGACCAGCTGGACCCCATCTACGTGGCCTACAACATGTGA